From Phragmites australis chromosome 5, lpPhrAust1.1, whole genome shotgun sequence, a single genomic window includes:
- the LOC133917958 gene encoding uncharacterized protein LOC133917958, whose protein sequence is MPGSLNDINVLHRSHLLDDLAAGQAPKVNYTINGHDYTMGYYLADGIYPEWATFVKPIPAPVGRKRQHFVVQQAAARKDVERVFGVLQSRFPIVRGATWLWDEETLSAIMTACIIMHNMIIEDEREDDDVDYVYEGAGEDVQASHDVTPPLMVLSQRYNAIRCKQAHVHLREDLVEHLWQLHEATCSGMVLIGCSMFLHSLPCAIGMELHV, encoded by the coding sequence ATGCCTGGTTCGCTAAACGACATCAATGTCCTCCACCGATCACATCTCCTCGACGACTTAGCCGCCGGACAGGCACCGAAGGTTAATTACACAATCAATGGTCACGACTACACAATGGGTTACTACCTTGCTGACGGAATTTACCCGGAATGGGCCACGTTTGTGAAGCCCATTCCGGCTCCTGTCGGCCGCAAGCGGCAACACTTTGTCGTGCAACAAGCGGCGGCCCGCAAGGACGTGGAGCGCGTCTTCGGAGTACTCCAGTCGCGGTTTCCTATTGTTCGAGGGGCAACATGGTTGTGGGACGAGGAAACCTTGTCCGCCATCATGACCGCATGCAtaatcatgcacaacatgattaTTGAAGACGAGCGCGAAGACGACGATGTGGACTACGTGTACGAGGGAGCAGGTGAAGACGTGCAGGCTTCTCACGACGTGACGCCACCATTGATGGTCTTGAGCCAACGGTACAATGCAATTCGATGCAAGCAGGCACATGTTCATCTCCGGGAAGACCTTGTCGAACACCTTTGGCAGTTACACGAGGCGACGTGTAGCGGCATGGTACTAATTGGATGCTCTATGTTTCTGCATTCGCTACCTTGTGCAATCGGTATGGAGCTGCATGTTTAG
- the LOC133917959 gene encoding uncharacterized protein LOC133917959: MRRLHHCGRGQLCGARHSRGGKEVELEGECRGEAGGIGGRRKREEAGGAAEEDASPGPEDWAAADLASQIPGSPPSVCSAAVAGGPCGGSVMDAPELSALLSMLQDNVQEAAQALKKVVVNNLTTDSCPAAMDMNRALLEVESIAQDLEQLVFQVEDALIRAREGDHSGTEDNISVPGFDEASVGPGSGEDDVLSDEWSSETVLCAESVEEDSMEYADFLRGDDDAIPWDDVVPLTQEGLTGSQAPEPVVQNDDTQIEVPAGGGRGQSYTMKEDLLLVSAWLNVSMDPVVGSNQSLGAFWQRIESYFHEHKEFPSTRNKKSLQGRWAFINGMVQKFCGHYARAMRSRRSGTTEGETVVEACKMFQAVEHKEFTLLPCWRELRHHPKWQSEASRKKQKTSSAAGDGSPSSTQNMPPSQPVGLAQETGSEGTVRAKRPVGRSRSKELGRGSTSSNSVSAPMKEVFDRQFSMKEKFEKERAERFTEMMYVERQRLRLEEERMQLEKVKEEMRIMNMDLSQMDDDQKEYYKSLRQSIIAARRASSGSTF; this comes from the exons ATGCGGCGGCTGCATCACTGTGGGCGAGGGCAGTTGTGCGGCGCTCGGCACTCCCGCGGTGGGAAGGAAGTGGAGCTGGAGGGGGAGTGTAGAGGGGAGGCGGGCGGCATCGGCGGGCGACGCAAGCGCGAAGAAGCAGGCGGCGCGGCCGAAGAGGACGCGTCCCCGGGTCCGGAAGACTGGGCGGCGGCGGATCTGGCGAGCCAGATCCCTGGATCCCCCCCTTCGGTTTGCTCCGCGGCGGTCGCAGGTGGTCCCTG TGGAGGCAGTGTG ATGGACGCTCCAGAGCTGTCGGCCCTTCTGTCAATGCTCCAGGACAATGTGCAGGAGGCTGCacaagcgttgaagaaggtTGTCGTCAACAATTTGACAACCGACAGCTGCCCTGCGGCCATGGATATGAATCGGGCTCTACTTGAGGTAGAGAGCATAGCTCAGGACTTGGAACAGCTTGTGTTTCAGGTCGAAGATGCTTTGATCAGAGCTAGAGAAGGCGACCACTCAGGCACCGAAGACAACATTAGCGTACCCGGCTTTGATGAAGCATCGGTTGGACCGGGCAGTGGAGAAGACGATGTACTGTCCGACGAGTGGAGCTCGGAGACCGTGTTATGTGCTGAGTCCGTCGAAGA GGATTCTATGGAGTACGCAGATTTTCTGAGAGGGGACGACGATGCTATTCCATGGGATGATGTAGTACCACTGACCCAAGAAGGATTGACTGGCTCGCAGGCCCCAGAGCCCGTGGTGCAGAATGACGATACACAAATAGAGGTACCTGCTGGTGGAGGCCGTGGGCAGAGCTACACGATGAAGGAAGACCTCCTACTTGTTTCTGCCTGGCTCAACGTTAGCATGGATCCGGTGGTAGGTTCGAACCAAAGTTTGGGCGCGTTTTGGCAGCGGATCGAGTCTTACTTCCACGAGCACAAAGAATTCCCGTCCACGCGCAACAAGAAGTCGTTGCAAGGGAGGTGGGCATTCATTAATGGGATGGTACAAAAGTTTTGCGGCCACTACGCGCGTGCAATGCGTAGTAGACGCAGCGGTACCACGGAGGGGGAGACG GTTGTTGAGGCTTGCAAAATGTTCCAGGCAGTTGAACATAAAGAGTTCACGTTGCTTCCTTGTTGGCGTGAATTGAGGCACCATCCGAAGTGGCAGTCAGAGGCGtcgaggaagaagcaaaagacTTCCAGCGCAGCAGGAGATGGCAGCCCGTCATCGACTCAGAACATGCCACCATCACAGCCTGTGGGACTTGCACAAGAAACAGGTAGCGAAGGCACGGTCCGAGCTAAGAGGCCTGTTGGTCGGAGCCGGTCCAAGGAATTAGGGCGCGGTTCGACGTCTTCCAACTCGGTGTCGGCACCAATGAAGGAAGTATTCGACAGGCAATTTAGTATGAAGGAAAAGTTCGAGAAGGAAAGGGCTGAGAGGTTCACGGAGATGATGTATGTAGAGCGGCAGCGCCTTCGCCTCGAGGAGGAGCGAATGCAACTAGAGAAGGTGAAGGAGGAAATGAGGATAATGAACATGGATTTATCGCAAATGGACGATGACCAAAAAGAGTATTACAAAAGTCTTCGTCAGAGTATCATTGCTGCTAGGCGCGCCTCATCGGGTTCTACTTTCTGA
- the LOC133917576 gene encoding uncharacterized protein LOC133917576, producing MDPRQAWKEYLRELCFPSNDSSDEEDDLFMEGMRAWQADLEESERRPWGGSVPGRKRINRYRHEGHMRLFNDYFADPPVYPDYIFRRRFRMKRNLFMKIVAAVEEKDPWFVQRRNAAGELGLSALQKVTAAFRMLAYDAPADSLDECLRLGESTIIESMRRFVNAVVQAFGDEYLHSPNEEDTARLLAINSRIGFPGMLGSVDCMHWRWKNCPTA from the exons ATGGATCCTCGGCAAGCTTGGAAGGAATACTTGAGAGAGTTGTGTTTCCCGTCCAATGACTCgtccgatgaagaagatgatttgTTCATGGAGGGTATGAGAGCTTGGCAAGCCGACCTGGAGGAATCAGAGAGGCGACCATGGGGGGGCTCAGTCCCAGGTCGAAAGCGTATCAACCGTTATCGGCACGAGGGCCATATGAGGTTGTTCAACGACTACTTTGCCGATCCTCCCGTATACCCCGACTACATATTCCGACGCAG GTTCCGGATGAAACGCAACCTGTTTATGAAGATAGTTGCAGCTGTTGAAGAGAAGGACCCCTGGTTCGTGCAGCGGAGAAACGCAGCTGGAGAGCTCGGGCTGTCGGCATTGCAAAAAGTGACTGCGGCATTTCGTATGCTAGCATACGATGCGCCGGCTGATTCTCTCGATGAGTGCCTTCGTCTTGGTGAGAGCACTATCATTGAGAGTATGCGACGTTTCGTCAATGCTGTTGTGCAGGCATTCGGCGATGAGTACCTTCATTCTCCTAATGAGGAGGACACTGCGAGGTTGCTCGCCATCAACTCGCGCATAGGCTTCCCCGGGATGTTAGGAAGCGTTGATTGtatgcattggaggtggaagaactgccCTACGGCGTGA